A window from Plectropomus leopardus isolate mb chromosome 3, YSFRI_Pleo_2.0, whole genome shotgun sequence encodes these proteins:
- the LOC121961932 gene encoding transmembrane protein 125 codes for MPELENFAPLRGQRGPELGLNGPADPLRIQHSILEEQVELWWFRDPGKSLLCYCVAVLLILGCGLGGVGLLSTTTSVSSEWRLGAGTALCLLALGVLLKQLLSSAVQDMNCVRSRQRINMLKSGGLSDLLVVLITGLSLVICGGVLLRLALANHMPKPGQALNDMYISGVVLLAGGGAAVVGVGIYSVVVVLLERTRHGRRFVDRVLNIFTVSGHMDRQARRETTSSLANLI; via the coding sequence ATGCCTGAACTGGAAAACTTTGCCCCCCTGAGGGGTCAGAGAGGCCCTGAGCTGGGCCTAAATGGTCCAGCAGACCCACTTCGGATTCAGCACAGCATCCTGGAGGAGCAGGTGGAGTTGTGGTGGTTCAGAGATCCTGGGAAGTCTCTGCTTTGCTACTGCGTGGCCGTACTTCTTATCCTGGGCTGCGGGCTGGGTGGCGTTGGTCTTCTCTCCACCACCACCAGTGTCTCGAGTGAATGGCGGCTGGGTGCAGGCACAGCCCTCTGCCTGCTGGCTCTAGGGGTCCTGCTCAAACAACTGCTCAGCTCAGCAGTGCAAGACATGAACTGCGTTCGAAGCCGACAGCGGATCAACATGTTAAAAAGCGGTGGCTTATCGGACCTCCTTGTGGTTTTGATAACCGGGCTGTCACTGGTGATTTGCGGAGGAGTACTATTACGTTTAGCCCTGGCGAACCACATGCCGAAGCCCGGCCAAGCCCTTAATGACATGTACATCTCTGGAGTGGTTTTGCTAGCTGGAGGCGGCGCTGCAGTGGTGGGCGTTGGGATATACTCTGTTGTGGTTGTCCTGCTTGAGAGGACAAGGCACGGAAGAAGGTTTGTGGATCGGGTTTTGAATATCTTCACTGTTTCTGGACATATGGACCGTCAGGCTCGCAGAGAAACTACCTCCAGTCTGGCTAACCTCATATGA